The Fragaria vesca subsp. vesca linkage group LG2, FraVesHawaii_1.0, whole genome shotgun sequence genome includes a window with the following:
- the LOC101291778 gene encoding uncharacterized protein LOC101291778 gives MGSKFAQALFAMLLIASMVASSAANKDWQQRNYTGWGFNHGPYHLNKTEGPKKIVVGGSENWHYGFNYADWSLKNASFYVKDTLVFKYDPPTNSTGPHSVYLLPNLWSFIHCDLSQAKMVGSPTQGGGNGFEFVLKSWQPYYFACGEHGGVHCKDGMMRFFVFPKLRGWHY, from the exons ATGGGTTCCAAGTTTGCACAAGCACTTTTTGCAATGCTGCTAATTGCTTCAATGGTGGCATCTAGCGCAGCCAACAAGGATTGGCAGCAGCGGAACTACACTGGCTGGGGTTTCAACCATGGTCCATATCACCTCAACAAGACAGAAGGACCCAAAAAGATCGTCGTTGGTGGCTCGGAAAACTGGCATTACGGTTTTAACTATGCAGATTGGTCTCTGAAAAATGCCTCATTTTACGTCAAGGACACTCTAG TTTTCAAGTATGATCCACCAACCAACTCGACAGGTCCTCACAGCGTGTACTTGCTACCAAACCTGTGGAGCTTCATACACTGCGACTTAAGCCAGGCCAAGATGGTGGGAAGTCCAACACAAGGAGGCGGAAATGGCTTTGAGTTTGTGCTCAAGAGCTGGCAGCCATACTACTTCGCTTGTGGCGAGCATGGTGGTGTTCATTGTAAAGACGGAATGATGAGGTTCTTCGTCTTCCCAAAGCTTCGCGGTTGGCATTACTGA